A portion of the Haliaeetus albicilla chromosome 5, bHalAlb1.1, whole genome shotgun sequence genome contains these proteins:
- the SOCS4 gene encoding suppressor of cytokine signaling 4, with the protein MAENKDSNIKNADVRPKSSRSRSADRKDGYVWSGKKLSWSKKSEHCSDAETASAAGRSGTNLRSQERKYSCSSIELDLDHSCGHRFLGRSLKQKLQDAVGQCFPIKNCSSRHTSGLPSKRKIHISELMLDKCPFPPRSELAFRWHLIKRHTAPISPKAEDWIIADLSQHEEREDQLRDDEIANGGADSPSQSCDFTDSSSSRGDLRSELVTGKVVRSSKDESDMDSDDEVITLCTSSRKRNKPKWETDDELLRMETPPKYHTQIDYVHCLVPDLLQINNNPCYWGVMDKYAAEALLEGKPEGTFLLRDSAQEDYLFSVSFRRYSRSLHARIEQWNHNFSFDAHDPCVFHSPDITGLLEHYKDPSSCMFFEPLLSTPLNRTFPFSLQHICRTVICNCTTYDGIDALPIPPSVKLYLKEYHYKSKVRVLRIDVPEQQS; encoded by the coding sequence atggcagaaaataaGGACAGTAATATTAAAAACGCAGATGTGAGACCCAAAAGCAGCCGGAGCAGAAGCGCAGACAGAAAGGATGGTTACGTCTGGAGTGGAAAGAAGCTCTCCTGGTCAAAAAAGAGTGAGCATTGTTCTGACGCTGAAACAGCAAGTGCTGCAGGAAGATCAGGGACTAATTTAAGGAGCCAAGAGAGGAAGTATAGCTGTTCGTCTATCGAGCTGGATCTAGACCATTCGTGCGGTCACAGGTTTTTAGGCCGCTCTCTCAAACAGAAGCTGCAAGATGCTGTGGGTCAGTGCTTTCCCATAAAGAATTGTAGCAGCCGGCACACCTCAGGACTgccatcaaaaagaaaaattcatatCAGTGAGTTAATGCTAGATAAGTGTCCTTTCCCTCCACGCTCGGAGCTAGCTTTTCGGTGGCACTTGATCAAAAGACATACAGCCCCTATAAGCCCAAAAGCGGAGGACTGGATAATTGCTGACTTATCCCAGCATGAGGAAAGGGAGGATCAGCTGCGAGACGATGAGATTGCCAATGGGGGAGCGGACTCTCCCTCCCAGTCCTGCGACTTCACTGACAGCAGTTCCTCTAGGGGTGATTTGAGGTCTGAGTTGGTTACAGGTAAGGTGGTAAGGAGCAGTAAAGATGAGAGCGATATGGACTCTGACGATGAAGTTATAACACTGTGCACAAGttctagaaaaagaaacaagcccAAATGGGAAACGGATGACGAGCTGCTACGAATGGAAACACCTCCGAAATACCATACGCAGATTGATTATGTCCACTGCCTAGTCCCAGACCTCCTCCAGATCAATAACAATCCCTGTTACTGGGGAGTCATGGATAAATATGCAGCTGAGGCGCTGCTAGAAGGAAAGCCAGAGGGAACGTTTTTGTTACGAGATTCTGCCCAAGAAGactatttgttttctgtgagcTTCAGGCGCTACAGTCGTTCCCTCCACGCGCGGATAGAGCAGTGGAATCACAACTTCAGCTTTGATGCCCATGATCCTTGCGTCTTCCATTCTCCGGACATCACGGGACTCCTAGAGCACTACAAAGATCCAAGTTCCTGTATGTTCTTTGAACCACTTTTATCCACTCCGCTAAACAggacttttcctttttctcttcaacaTATATGTAGAACGGTTATTTGTAACTGTACAACTTATGATGGTATTGACGCACTTCCTATTCCTCCATCGGTGAAGCTGTATCTGAAGGAATATCATTATAAGTCGAAAGTTAGAGTACTCAGGATTGATGTACCAGAGCAGCAAagctag